A single window of Pontibacillus chungwhensis DNA harbors:
- the yhfH gene encoding protein YhfH, producing the protein MMSPIEFFKTLPEKKCTACGNAIQEQADCYGDVCEECDDPAR; encoded by the coding sequence ATGATGAGTCCAATCGAGTTTTTCAAAACACTTCCTGAAAAGAAATGTACTGCTTGTGGCAATGCAATCCAAGAGCAAGCTGACTGCTATGGCGACGTTTGTGAAGAATGCGACGACCCAGCTCGCTAA